A window of Mercenaria mercenaria strain notata chromosome 16, MADL_Memer_1, whole genome shotgun sequence contains these coding sequences:
- the LOC128549344 gene encoding uncharacterized protein LOC128549344, with translation MSWETDHRSCVWPNQAISAKRDEKEIQKVLSVKSKKVYPVEFKPENHNCYILKFCLLPNGKILLADRNNRRLKKLDKSYKLISLCDLPAATLDVCYVGNQTAAACLGDAGIQLVDISGEMKLKELVKLDHPCLGIDFHRNNLYVTSRDTVFSYTKDVSQQRVLYHKQEVLPDEALGHITASKDGKLLYLSDVNGGLVTIDSNGSHLNTLKNDVLQGASSVCLASEDTILVTDENTNSVHQVDYKGEKVLGTVLTREPDEQKPWSVYYERHLARMLVGHLNQNYITVYEVQ, from the exons ATGTCTTG GGAAACAGATCATAG ATCATGTGTTTGGCCTAACCAAGCCATATCAGCTAAAAGAGACGAGAAGGAGATACAAAAGGTCCTATCCGTTAAATCTAAGAAGGTGTATCCTGTGGAATTTAAGCCAGAAAATCATAACTGCTATATACTCAAATTTTGTTTACTACCCAATGGTAAAATTCTACTTGCCGATCGCAACAATCGCAGACTAAAGAAACTTGACAAATCCTACAAGTTAATCAGTCTATGTGATCTTCCCGCGGCAACCTTAGACGTGTGTTATGTGGGTAATCAGACAGCTGCTGCGTGTCTTGGAGATGCTGGTATACAGTTAGTTGATATATCAGGTGAAATGAAGTTGAAGGAATTAGTGAAACTGGACCATCCCTGTTTAGGTATTGATTTCCATAGGAATAACCTCTATGTCACAAGCAGGGACACGGTGTTCAGTTATACGAAGGACGTTTCTCAGCAGCGTGTTCTTTACCATAAACAAGAAGTATTACCAGATGAAGCGCTAGGTCATATTACTGCTAGTAAGGACGGGAAATTGCTCTATTTGTCTGATGTTAATGGTGGTCTTGTTACCATAGACAGTAATGGCAGTCATCTGAATACTTTGAAAAATGATGTGCTACAGGGTGCCTCTAGTGTATGTTTAGCCAGTGAGGATACGATACTTGTCACTGATGAAAACACAAATAGTGTGCATCAGGTTGACTATAAAGGTGAAAAGGTCTTGGGGACAGTTTTGACAAGGGAGCCGGACGAACAAAAACCATGGTCGGTCTATTATGAAAGACATCTGGCTAGAATGCTTGTCGGACATTTAAATCAGAACTATATTACAGTTTATGAAGTACAATAG